The sequence below is a genomic window from Uranotaenia lowii strain MFRU-FL chromosome 2, ASM2978415v1, whole genome shotgun sequence.
gtTGAGCACTAAAGGGCTTATGAACCTTTTgcttaagaattaaaaaaaaatcatttttttattctaatccATTTGATTGGATacttttaatacattttttacattttttcaatttttttaaaatatccctttcacttaaacaaaaaaagggGAGTCTAGAACTATTATAGGAATATTCCTCTAAgccaaatacactcccatatttcatttcatttcatttgctcgattaatttcCGTGTTAAATAGGAGAAAATTAAATGGGAACCCTCTTCTTCCTTCTCGTCTTTTCATTGTGTAAGGAGTAAATCCATCATATTTAGAAACATACCTCGAATCTAATACACCCCATGCCtgatttggttccatttgctcgaatagttctcgattaatgcaaaaataaattctatggagccccctccctcctttttTATATATATGTAGCGGCctgccacactcccccacaccaaaaatctcatttgagccccctggtaaaggacgctactgttctcagcacgtctggcagcaaaaacagaTCAATCCAAAACATATCTTTGAGCTTcccgatttcactcaaatcaccTCAGATTGGTCTACCTGGTTGGAAATGATTGATTCACAATCCAAGTTGGTCAATTTAGAGCgatgaattttgcccggttgttttgaacattttttgaacgattttttttgcacgaacacaacaatcgtttaaaaaaagaaaccagTGTAGTTATagtttaaataattaataaaaaaaaaacaaggaacacacaaaaagaaattcaattgctacaaaattcacaaaaatttaattataaaagaagaaaactggTCCCCCTTCCTATCTTTCTGTTGAAAGAAGAGTGGGGTACTAAACCATCATCGAAACATTTCCGGTATCCTAATAcactcgcatgccaaatttggtttatcATTATTTGCATTATCAATCTTAGAGCTATAGAAGCTAATTATTTTTGCAGATACATGCAGGGATCTTAAACTATTATAAAAACCTTTCCCGGCTTCAGAAGCACACATCTGCCAAGTTTGAAGAAATTCGGtccagtagttttcgagtctaaaggggacagacagacagacagaaattattttttttatatatgaacTTAAATATGAAAAGTTGAAATGAAGCATTAGGAATTCCATTGCAATTACCTCCACCTCCtccactttttaaattttctgaaattcaGATATAAATAAAATCTATTCCGATTACCAACAATTGTTAGATCAATAATTTCATCCATCGAACCAAGCCGCCATTCTAGAGGGCCacagtttttaacaaattcaaccTCTCCCAGACTCGTGTCTTCGGCCTCCCCCTCGTTGATTCAGCAATTGACCCAGAAAAAGGCCAATGCCAGAAGTTGCCCGGATTGAAAtagcgcgtaaaattcgtctacCAAATACCAACAGTAGAAGAAGAAATACCTTACCCCGACAATCACTTCCAACAACCACCATAATTTGCTTCTCAACCAGCGAGAAAAACAAACGACAAGATAAAACATTAAAGCCACGATTCAAACGAAGCGACTGCCATCGACAAGAACACAAGAAATAGGATTACAATTATGGCTCAATCTTGCGAGCTACGAATTAATTTAATTCTGCCCAAAAAAAACTATACCAGAGAACCCAGGATCCTCATCTCGGAAGGGAAATGTGTTTGACAATCACGCGAAGGGTGATGGGAAAATGCTGTCTATTTATGCTGATAGAAACGCACACCAACAGCACAGCTTCAATAATCATAGGGACCGAATTCAAGAGCACTGACGCACCGTCATCGACAAAATCATCGGGCGTCATCATTCTACTCCAGCTCTGGAGTCATCGTTCAAGCATCATCGACGTCTGCATCATCAGATTCGTCACGGCTAGATGCTGGTGAGTAACGGTATCTTCATCATATCACAAACCAccccaaaacaaaaattcggaAACGAGAAAATTGTGCGTTTTCCTTCTATGGAAGCCACCCAGAGGAAAAATCGACCGACAGCTCAGCTCACAGTTGGCGACGTTGCCAATTTTCCAACGAGAAACTGACAGCATACACTCAGTCGTGTCGTGAGTACCCAACCCAACACGGAAAGGGGTGGAGCAAAGCAGGCTCTCATAAATTACGGAACCCTCACCCACCCACCATACCACCAGCATAGCATAGTACGGCTTGAGTGCGGAGtatgttttcaagttttgaagcTGTTGTACGGAAACAAAACACAGTAAAAGCGAAGATTATAAGCGAGTTGTCTTCTCGCCAGAGAGTTGGtaaagaatgagaatgagagtTGGTTCTGAAGGAAAGGTATTTTTTTGTTGAGTGGAACCTATGAACTTGGAAGGATCAGTTTGACTGAGTTGCTGCCTGTCAGCATAACAGATCGGGCTGGTCGCTGTGTTTTTATGCAATGTTTCCAACATAGAAAAGATTTCCCGACCAACGTACATTCAATGTTTAGGCCTTTGTAACGTTTAGCCTACTCCGTTGGAAATAGATTTTCCTCcaatgggcgatggaagcgaaaagttattctttctctccttaagaaaaacgcctttagaactgtcaaaagttgggtgaaattatagctgcatcccacttgcactaatgcaaaaccatcacccaaattcgtcagcgcttccatcgccttcTAACGGGTAAAATCACATTTGTTTGGATAATTCCTACCATAGATGATGTGTGAAATAAACTTCAATAAAGTCAGCAAGGTAAAGGTTATACAACTAACTTGTatggtttttttctgattacTAGAATAATTCATAAtagaaataacaaattttacttattttcaataCCACATAGGCTCGAGTTCAGGAATAACTTATAGGTTtgccttttaaatttttttattattttaaaggcAAAACTATAAGTTATTCCTGAACTCGAGCTGACTTTATTGAAGTTTATTTCACACATCATCTATGGTAGGAATTATCCAAACAAATGTGATTTTACCcgtttagagcaagttcacaggtgttggaagaaattttgaagcacatgaagcacattttgaaaactttaccatgcgaaatcatttcaagatctgtgggcttcaagttttttaacaacacgtgttgtagtttcgcatgctgtgatgcaaaaatagcaatatttctatcacatacggctggaatagaaacagtgctgtaaaaaaatacaacgctcaaagatcttgaaaaaatttttgcatggtgaaattttcagaatgtgctacaagtgtcaaaatttctaccattttcccCCAACACGAGTGTTGCGAGGCAAAAAAGGGCTAGAGCACTGCTTCTGATAGCTTTATTATCCGCTTCAAACTACGGGAGAAAATACATGTAATTGGCTTATCTAACAAAGGTTTCATGATAACTTACAAATCAGTTACGATCTTAAGAAAGAAGGGCCCTTTTTATCAGGATATCGTAGAATTATAATTCCTGAAATCATTATTTCATGTTAGCGTGGTTAAACCTAACCTCAATCGATTCATACCTGATATAATTCTAGCTTTATGTTATTCTCACTGAAACTCGCAActtgaatatggaactcaagatTAGCTATAGGATATACTTTTCAAAGCGCTTAAACGATCTAggagatatatgaaaaattattaatttagtATAACTTTTGATTAAACCGATTACGGCACCTACGACTTCCAGAGCTGAGAACTTAAGAgtgaagtggaaagtgacagtTCTCTGCTGACTCGGTTCGTGTGTCATTATATCGTTGTTACACTGGCTGCGTCGATGATGGCAGTGCGGCCAATGTCGCTGCTTGATGCCGCAACATCTTCCCCCGGGTGTGTTCCGGCGTTCTCTGGCAATACACATTTTCCTCGAACATCAAGCAGTGCCAATCGGGACACAGGCCTGACGTGTTTTGAATTGCCCACTTGCACAATCGCTCGTCGTTCGTAGCCATCGGAGTTGGGTAGCATTCGGATTATGCGGCCACGTTCCCAATCATTCCGCTTCGTCGGGTCCACTACCAATACCAAATCTCCATCCTCGAGCGGTCTCGATTGTTCGAACCATTTCGGCTGCCTTCGAATTACGGGGAGGTATTCATGCAACCATCGTTTCCAGAAGATGTTAAGTTGCTCCTGCATCGCCTCCCAGCACCTTCCTAGACCTTTGCGCAGTGTGTTCAGCTCAGTTTGATCGATTGGTACATTTCTTCTAAGTTCATCTCTGCTCTCGTCTTTACGTCCACTGGAGCTCAGAATCAGAAAATGATTCGGAGTCAGTGCTTCGGCTTCATCGGATTCTAGTGGTAGATACGTCAGTGGCCTTGAATTTACGATTCGTTCCGCCTCCACGATTAGCGTCTGCAACCCCTCATCGTCATGTTTTCCTTCGGCGTAAGAATCTTTCATGGCTGCTTTCACGGACTGTACGAGCCGCTCCCATGCTCCACCCATGTGGGGAGCTCCAGGTGGGATGAACGTCCATCTCGTCGAACTTGATGTGAATGTTTCGGAGAGTCCCTGGCTGATTTGTGTTCGTAGAATTCGTTCAGCTCCTTGAAAATTCGTTCCATtatcgctgaaaaattcacggGGTGGACCTCGTCGACCAACGAACCTTCGAATTGTGGAAATACAGGATGTCGTTGTTAAGGTGTACGCAACTTCGAGGTGTACTGCCCGGGTAGTTAGGCAGGTAAAAAGGGCTATCCAGCGCTTAACATTCGATCTTCCAACTTTGACCAAAAGTGGTCCGAAATAGTCCACACCAGTGTATGTGAATGCCCTTTCGTGGTGAGCCAGCCGTGCTACAGGCAGTGGCGCCATCGGTGGGATAATAGGCCGAGCCCTTTTTAGTTTGCAAATTGGACAATTGTAGCTGATCTTTTTCACCGCAACTCGTAGCTtcggaatttcaaaaacttgacGCATTTCATTTACAATGGTTTCGCAATTTCtgtgttgataaattttgtgaTAGTGTTTTATCAGCAGTTCCGTGACGTAATGTTTTCCTGGCAGTATGATAGGGAAACGCGTATCATGATGAACGTTTTTCGCAGCCTTTAAACGACTACACTGTCTTAATAATCCGAACTCGTCTAAAACTGGGACTAGCTTGTAGATTGTACtttgcttacggacggtgggtCGGTCTTCTTTGTTTTTCATCGCATTTTCCAAACTACGGACTTCGTCGGCATAGATTTCGCGTTGAACCAATTTAAAGATAGTTTTTTCTGCTATTCTTAATTCCGGCTGTTGAAGGTGGTCTGATGTTGTACGTCGCTTTCTAGCCTTTTCTACGAACCTTAGACCGTATGCAACTGTGCGTTGCAATGAAATCCAAGAGGAAAAACGGGAGAAATCAATAAACTGTTCAAAGGAGTGGTGGTGTAGAATCGTCGATCGTATTTCTTGGGTTGTTGGTATTATCTCTTCTGCTAACGATGGCCATTCCTGCTCGGATCGCAGTAGAAAGGCAGGCCCGCTAAACCACGAACTGGTGTTACTAAAGTAGGGTCCACTTCCCCACTTTGTGGCCTCATCTGCTGGATTAAACCTGGATGGTACCCATTTCCATTCGTTGCCATTGGTGGACTCAAGAATCTCGACGACTCTGTTGGACACGAAGGGACGATAGTTCCTAGGGTCAGCCTTTATCCATGAAAGTGCCGTTTTAGAATCGGTCCACATAACAGTACGTGAGGGTTTGATAACATGGTGTTTTTTAACGAATTCTAATGTGCGTACTCCCAGTACACAGGCTTGTAGTTCTAGTCGCGGTGTTAGCACAACTGGCAACCTTGGTACGGGATCGGACAAACGTCAACGCGTTGGCGCCGAAAAGGAATTGTCattgttagaaaattgatcaaaactgcGACACGTTTTTTCTTGACCTGGCAGTTAGTTAGTTTTTAGTGAATAGTTTTTAGAGAAAGCCTAGGTGGAAGCTATTTGGAAAGTTGCGCGTGATTTGAGTGCTCGCGGGTTTGTGAGTCGGAAGAGGTTGGGTTATAGAAATTCCTTACTGCGCAATTTGCcactaaaatattgtatttccttTAATAGTTTGAGTGACCGTTCGGTTGTTCCGGTTAGGTGTACCGGGTTGAGCTCAATTAGAGCGGTAGGAAAGAAAAGGCGTAAGTACGCAAGAATACTTGTTTTGTACCCgatgataaatatgattttcgtcCATTAGCTTCAAATAGCCGGTGATATCCGACGGTTTAGGGTTGCCAGAGCTAGAGCTTAGGGTAAACGGCGAAACTTATTTGTAAGTTCATAGAGGATTGTTTACATTGTCaccatttaataataaatgtatttacagtcgagttcgttcgcatacaacgtactacggaacagtttttatttcccaTAAATCTCGAAAATAAAGCTGCAACGAGCAACCTAAACCTGGAACCGATGATGGAAGGCCCTACCGGAGAGCTGTACAGCTGCGTGACATGTCGCCGCCCGGATTCAGCGCAGAGCATGGTCGCTTGTGACGAGTGTTCCCAATGGCAACATTATGGATGCGCCGGTGTTACGGCTACAATAGCCGATCGAAGCTGGCTCTGCTGCAGATGCGTAGCTAGTCACAACGCAGTTAATTCGACTCAAACCGGCAACGTAAACTCGCCCGAAGCACGCACAACATTTGCTTCTGCTCGCGCGGCCGATCGTGATGATAATACCACCGGTCCAATTAGTGGGAGACAGGACGATCGAAATTTCGGAAGACTTCAATCCTCGTCTAATTCGAATGCCGGATCAGTCGTCTCAGTCAATGCTATTGCTCATCTTCGTTTGAGGCACCTGAAAGAGCAAAAGGATTTGGAGGATCAAAAAGCGGAACGGGATCGCGAATTTCTTGCTAGAAAGCAGCAGCTAGAAGCAGAAATAGCTCTGGAAGAGCTCAATGAAGGATGTGATCGTAGCGTAGGAGG
It includes:
- the LOC129742572 gene encoding uncharacterized protein LOC129742572 — translated: MWTDSKTALSWIKADPRNYRPFVSNRVVEILESTNGNEWKWVPSRFNPADEATKWGSGPYFSNTSSWFSGPAFLLRSEQEWPSLAEEIIPTTQEIRSTILHHHSFEQFIDFSRFSSWISLQRTVAYGLRFVEKARKRRTTSDHLQQPELRIAEKTIFKLVQREIYADEVRSLENAMKNKEDRPTVRKQSTIYKLVPVLDEFGLLRQCSRLKAAKNVHHDTRFPIILPGKHYVTELLIKHYHKIYQHRNCETIVNEMRQVFEIPKLRVAVKKISYNCPICKLKRARPIIPPMAPLPVARLAHHERAFTYTGVDYFGPLLVKVGRSNVKRWIALFTCLTTRAVHLEVAYTLTTTSCISTIRRFVGRRGPPREFFSDNGTNFQGAERILRTQISQGLSETFTSSSTRWTFIPPGAPHMGGAWERLVQSVKAAMKDSYAEGKHDDEGLQTLIVEAERIVNSRPLTYLPLESDEAEALTPNHFLILSSSGRKDESRDELRRNVPIDQTELNTLRKGLGRCWEAMQEQLNIFWKRWLHEYLPVIRRQPKWFEQSRPLEDGDLVLVVDPTKRNDWERGRIIRMLPNSDGYERRAIVQVGNSKHVRPVSRLALLDVRGKCVLPENAGTHPGEDVAASSSDIGRTAIIDAASVTTI